A part of Legionella sainthelensi genomic DNA contains:
- a CDS encoding complex I subunit 4 family protein, producing MHYLLNLLIWLPIIGGVFVLLVGDDRNPNISRYLALFTVILCLLLCIPLIAGFDTKILGMQYLEEFPWIPALGISYSLGIDGLSLLLIVLSVFTNLIVLLATWESITNRVSQYLAAFLIMQGLLVGVFSALDAILFYIFWEATLIPMYLIIGIWGSDNRVYAAIKFFLYTFLGSVLMLASFLYMGYIAGTFNIEAFYAIKLGMTAQTLIFIAFFLGFAIKIPMFPVHTWLPDAHTEAPAGGSVVLAAILLKLGAYGFIRFSLPIVPDACSRYAGVMIALSLIAIVYIALVAIIQKDMKRLIAYSSISHMGFVTLGSFAIFAIAKQSGLSGAGLILEGAIVVMISHAFVSSGLFAGVGYIYDRMHTRKLADFGGIVNTMPIFASFFMLFCMANAGLPGTSGFVGEFMVIIGSLKAGFWVAFWAATTLITSAGYNLWMYKRVIFGPIANEKVAALKDLTGFELSAYILLALAVIVMGVYPKPLLEYIHQTVSHTLALASQSKL from the coding sequence ATGCATTATTTGCTCAATTTACTAATTTGGTTGCCCATAATAGGCGGTGTTTTTGTTCTTCTCGTAGGAGATGATCGTAACCCGAATATTTCACGCTACTTGGCTTTATTCACGGTAATACTTTGCTTGTTGCTTTGTATCCCTCTTATTGCAGGTTTTGATACCAAAATATTAGGAATGCAATATCTAGAAGAGTTTCCATGGATACCGGCTTTAGGGATTAGCTATAGCCTAGGTATTGATGGATTATCTTTGCTACTCATCGTGCTTAGTGTTTTTACTAACTTAATTGTGCTTTTAGCTACTTGGGAGAGCATCACCAATAGAGTTTCTCAATATTTAGCTGCATTTTTAATTATGCAGGGCCTATTGGTTGGAGTATTTTCAGCTTTAGACGCCATTTTATTCTATATATTTTGGGAAGCAACACTGATTCCCATGTATCTGATTATCGGTATCTGGGGTTCAGATAATCGCGTTTATGCTGCCATTAAGTTTTTCTTATATACCTTTTTGGGCTCGGTGCTAATGCTGGCAAGCTTTTTATATATGGGATATATCGCTGGTACATTTAATATTGAAGCCTTTTATGCCATTAAACTTGGTATGACAGCACAAACATTGATTTTTATTGCCTTTTTCTTAGGTTTCGCCATAAAAATTCCTATGTTTCCTGTTCATACTTGGTTACCAGATGCTCATACAGAAGCACCAGCGGGTGGATCTGTCGTTTTAGCGGCAATTTTACTAAAATTAGGAGCTTACGGATTTATTCGTTTTTCTTTACCCATAGTGCCTGATGCATGTAGTCGATATGCTGGGGTAATGATTGCTCTATCTTTAATCGCGATTGTCTATATTGCTTTGGTGGCAATTATTCAGAAAGATATGAAACGACTTATTGCATACTCTTCAATTTCGCATATGGGGTTTGTAACCCTTGGATCTTTTGCCATTTTTGCCATTGCGAAACAATCAGGTTTAAGTGGAGCCGGTTTGATCTTAGAAGGTGCAATTGTCGTAATGATTTCACATGCTTTTGTCTCTAGCGGTCTTTTTGCTGGTGTCGGGTATATTTATGATCGAATGCATACACGAAAATTAGCGGATTTTGGAGGAATCGTAAATACGATGCCTATTTTCGCTTCGTTCTTTATGCTCTTCTGTATGGCAAATGCGGGGCTTCCAGGAACCTCGGGATTTGTCGGAGAATTTATGGTAATTATAGGTTCGCTTAAAGCGGGCTTCTGGGTTGCATTTTGGGCCGCAACAACGTTAATTACTTCAGCAGGTTATAACCTCTGGATGTATAAACGAGTCATTTTTGGTCCTATAGCTAATGAGAAGGTTGCAGCATTAAAAGACCTTACGGGCTTTGAGTTAAGTGCCTATATCTTGCTTGCTTTGGCAGTAATTGTTATGGGTGTATATCCTAAGCCATTGTTAGAGTATATCCATCAAACTGTAAGTCATACTCTAGCATTAGCAAGCCAATCAAAACTGTAA
- the nuoN gene encoding NADH-quinone oxidoreductase subunit NuoN has translation MTALLENIHVALPEMVVLATACIALLADLFLRHRYKSIAYFISCIGLIIAALISFFYIGMYKVITLSGLFISDDVANIMKFFIYITVLLSFIYSRNYIDERQMPSGDYYVLGMFSALGMMLLVSAHSLLTVFLGLELLSLPLYAMTAIRRTDGDSSEAAMKYFVMGSIASAMLLYGMSLIYGATGKLDLLDVANAIAANWQQQNALLSFALVFILSGVAFKLAAVPFHMWAPDVYQGAPSSVTLFISAAPKIAAVGMTFRLLTIGLVDISTQWQQILLVITLLSTGLGNLFAVVQSSIKRLLAYSAISHIGYALFGILAASASGYSAALYYIVVYAITSAAAFGLIVLMSSQGMEIDSVDDLKGLSKRSPWLAFMMLIIMFSMAGVPPTVGFLTKLLVLKALVDAQMTWVAVVGLFFTVIGAYYYLRIVKLMYFDKPISNEPVIVNKGNVFIFSFNCLSLLYLGIFPSALIVMCINAFAS, from the coding sequence ATGACAGCATTACTAGAAAATATTCATGTAGCACTTCCTGAAATGGTTGTTTTAGCTACAGCCTGTATCGCATTGCTTGCCGATTTATTTTTAAGGCATCGATATAAGTCAATCGCCTATTTTATATCCTGTATCGGATTGATTATAGCTGCCTTAATTAGCTTTTTTTACATTGGGATGTATAAAGTTATTACTTTGAGTGGTTTATTTATTAGTGACGATGTAGCTAATATCATGAAGTTTTTTATCTACATTACTGTTTTGCTTAGCTTCATCTATTCAAGAAACTATATAGATGAGCGTCAAATGCCATCTGGTGATTATTATGTCTTAGGTATGTTTTCTGCACTAGGTATGATGCTTCTTGTTTCTGCTCATTCCTTGTTAACTGTATTTTTAGGTTTAGAATTATTATCGTTACCTTTGTATGCCATGACAGCTATTCGCAGAACAGATGGTGATTCTTCTGAAGCTGCAATGAAATATTTTGTAATGGGATCCATTGCATCGGCTATGCTTTTATATGGTATGTCTTTAATTTATGGCGCTACCGGGAAATTAGATCTCTTGGATGTTGCCAATGCAATTGCAGCAAATTGGCAACAACAAAATGCATTACTATCTTTTGCGCTAGTATTCATTTTATCAGGAGTTGCTTTCAAATTAGCTGCTGTACCTTTTCATATGTGGGCTCCTGATGTTTATCAAGGAGCACCCAGTTCCGTTACATTATTTATTAGTGCTGCACCCAAAATCGCTGCAGTTGGTATGACTTTTAGGTTGCTTACTATTGGATTGGTAGATATCAGTACGCAATGGCAACAAATTTTGCTGGTAATTACGCTGTTGTCAACAGGGTTAGGAAATTTATTTGCAGTAGTTCAGAGTAGTATTAAACGCTTACTGGCTTATTCAGCGATTTCCCATATAGGATATGCTTTGTTTGGTATTCTAGCAGCAAGTGCGTCAGGATATTCAGCAGCTCTTTACTATATTGTAGTTTATGCAATTACTTCAGCTGCTGCTTTTGGATTGATTGTCTTAATGTCAAGTCAAGGAATGGAAATTGACAGTGTTGACGATTTAAAGGGACTTAGCAAGAGAAGCCCTTGGCTTGCATTTATGATGCTAATCATTATGTTTTCAATGGCAGGTGTTCCTCCTACAGTTGGATTTCTAACCAAATTACTCGTGCTGAAAGCTTTAGTCGATGCACAAATGACTTGGGTTGCAGTAGTGGGTCTATTCTTTACAGTTATCGGTGCTTATTATTACTTGCGTATTGTTAAATTAATGTATTTCGATAAGCCTATTAGTAATGAGCCGGTTATTGTAAATAAAGGTAACGTTTTTATTTTCTCTTTCAACTGCTTATCATTGCTTTATTTGGGTATTTTTCCCAGTGCTTTAATAGTAATGTGTATCAATGCTTTTGCTTCTTAA
- the rimP gene encoding ribosome maturation factor RimP: MIQDELEHLLAPSIADMGYELWGCEYLSQGKHSLLRIYIDKSDGITIDDCEAVSHQVSALLDVEDPIHGNYSLEVSSPGIPRPLFKSWQYQRYLGQEIQVKTFKPLGGKRKLIGTLVSASETSIVLNLGNEDHELLFSNIVKASLTV; encoded by the coding sequence ATGATACAAGATGAGTTAGAACATTTATTAGCTCCTTCAATTGCTGATATGGGCTATGAACTTTGGGGATGTGAATATCTTTCACAAGGTAAGCATTCTTTATTGCGAATATACATCGATAAATCTGATGGAATAACAATTGATGATTGTGAAGCAGTAAGCCATCAAGTAAGTGCTTTACTTGATGTAGAGGATCCAATTCATGGTAATTATAGTTTAGAAGTATCCTCTCCTGGTATCCCTAGGCCTCTGTTTAAAAGTTGGCAATATCAACGATACTTGGGGCAGGAGATTCAGGTGAAAACTTTTAAGCCACTTGGCGGTAAACGTAAATTAATTGGCACTCTAGTTTCAGCTTCTGAAACTTCTATAGTGCTTAATCTAGGCAATGAAGATCACGAATTACTTTTTTCAAATATTGTGAAAGCAAGTTTGACAGTATAG
- the nusA gene encoding transcription termination factor NusA, producing MSKELLLVAEALSNERGVSKDVIILAIQAALESATRKIFGLDIGVRIKLDPRTGDHETFRYWDVVNDDDLEYPDRQLTLEQARTRNPSVNVGDRIEESMPSIEFGRIEAQAARQVIMQKVREAERELVIDQFRGKLGQLIYGTVKKVTRDNIIIDLGGKAEAFLPRTEMLPHEMFRPNDRVRAYLYEITPQARGPQLFVSRTRNEMLIELFRIEVPEIGENVIEVKAAARDPGNRAKIAVKTNDGRIDPVGACVGMRGARVQAVSSELGGERVDIILWDDNPAQLVINAMAPADISSIVVDEDTHTMDLAVEKDQLSQAIGRNGQNVRLASQLTGWTLNVMTTDEFENKNLEESSKIIKLFTSALEIDEEIATLLVAHGFSSLEEIAYVPKEELLAIEEFDEEIVEELRNRANDNLLTMALSSNKDLSGLPDDSLLTMEGMTHDLANQLATRGIISMEDLAEQSVDELLELDGMTEDKAAALIMKAREPWFL from the coding sequence ATGAGCAAAGAATTGTTACTGGTTGCAGAGGCGTTATCAAACGAAAGAGGTGTAAGTAAGGACGTTATTATACTTGCTATTCAGGCCGCATTAGAGTCTGCAACTCGCAAGATCTTTGGGCTAGATATTGGAGTCAGAATTAAATTAGATCCACGTACTGGGGATCATGAAACTTTTAGATATTGGGATGTCGTGAATGATGATGATCTTGAATACCCAGATCGCCAGCTTACTTTAGAACAAGCCAGGACTCGTAACCCTTCAGTAAACGTAGGCGATCGTATCGAAGAATCAATGCCTTCCATTGAGTTTGGTCGGATTGAAGCTCAAGCAGCTCGTCAAGTAATTATGCAAAAGGTTAGAGAAGCAGAACGTGAGTTAGTGATCGATCAATTTAGAGGCAAGCTAGGACAGTTGATTTATGGCACTGTAAAAAAAGTAACTAGAGACAATATTATTATTGACCTAGGTGGAAAAGCAGAAGCATTCTTACCTCGAACGGAAATGCTTCCCCATGAGATGTTTCGTCCCAATGATAGAGTTCGAGCCTATTTATATGAAATAACACCACAAGCACGAGGGCCTCAATTATTTGTCAGCCGTACTCGTAATGAAATGCTGATTGAACTTTTCCGCATTGAAGTACCTGAAATCGGTGAAAATGTTATTGAAGTTAAAGCCGCTGCTCGTGATCCAGGAAATAGAGCAAAAATCGCAGTTAAAACGAATGATGGCCGTATTGATCCAGTAGGTGCATGCGTTGGTATGCGCGGCGCCCGTGTTCAGGCAGTTTCCAGTGAGCTTGGTGGCGAGCGAGTTGATATCATTCTATGGGATGATAATCCAGCTCAATTAGTTATAAATGCCATGGCACCAGCAGATATATCTTCTATTGTAGTTGATGAAGATACACATACTATGGATCTTGCTGTAGAAAAAGATCAGTTATCGCAAGCAATTGGTAGAAATGGCCAAAATGTTCGCTTAGCAAGCCAATTAACAGGTTGGACTCTGAATGTTATGACTACAGACGAGTTTGAAAATAAGAACTTAGAAGAGTCTAGCAAAATTATTAAATTATTTACTTCTGCACTGGAAATTGATGAAGAAATAGCTACATTATTAGTAGCACATGGTTTTTCTTCGCTCGAAGAGATTGCCTATGTACCTAAAGAAGAGCTTTTAGCTATCGAAGAATTTGATGAAGAAATCGTTGAAGAGCTCCGGAATAGAGCGAACGATAACTTACTTACTATGGCTCTTTCTTCCAATAAAGATTTATCTGGTTTACCTGACGATTCTTTGCTCACAATGGAAGGGATGACCCACGATCTCGCTAATCAATTAGCTACTCGAGGAATTATATCTATGGAAGATTTAGCAGAGCAATCTGTAGATGAGTTATTAGAACTTGATGGCATGACAGAAGATAAAGCCGCTGCTTTAATTATGAAGGCTAGAGAGCCATGGTTTTTATAG